GTGGTCAGCCCGCACTCGCACAGCTCGTTCGCCGGGTACGAGCGCACCGGCGTCGATGCTCCCGCGCTGGTGGCGCGGTTCCTGGGCTGGCGGGCGCGCGGCTCCGTCCTGGTGCTGTGGTCGGATCTCGCGTCGATCGCCGACGGCACCGTGCGGCTGCGGCCCGGCGCGACCCTCTACTCGCCGCGGTTCCAGGAGGCGGGCGAGTGACCGTCGACGCCGAGTACGTCCTGCCGTTGCGCTGGGCCGACGACGCCGGGCTCGACGAGCTGGTCGGTTACCTGACCGGGTTGCGGGACCTGATCGACGTGACCGTGGTGGACGGTTCGGCGCCCGAGCGCTTCGCTGCCCACGCGCACGCCTTCCCCGCGGGCGTCCGCCACCTCCCGGTCGAGCCGTGGCCCGGGCACAACGGCAAGGTGGCGGGCGTCATGACCGGGCTGCGCACCGCGCGGCACGACCGCGTGGTGATCGCCGACGATGACGTCCGCTATGACGAGGGGGCGCTGCGCGCGGTGGTCGGGATGCTCGACTCGGCCGAGCTCGTCCGCCCCCAGAACGTGTTCGTCCCCGCTCCGTGGCATGCCCGCTGGGACACCGGCCGCATCCTCCTCAACCGGGCCCTCGGACATGACTACCCCGGCACGCTGGCGGTCCGTCGCCGCACGGTGATCGACGCAGGAGGCTACGACGGGGATGTGCTGTTCGAGAACCTCGAACTGATCCGCACCGTCCTGGCCGCGGGCGGCCGTGTCGTCGCCGCCGACAGGATCGGCGTGGCCCGGCGGCCGCCGGAGGTGCGCCATTTCCTCCGGCAGCGGGTGCGTCAGGCGTACGACGACTTCGCGCAGCCGGGCCGCCTGCTGGCCGAGCTCGCCGTGCTGCCGCTGGTGCTCTTCTCCCTGCGTCGTCCCGCACGCCTGCTCGCCGCGGCCGGCGCTGTCGTGGCGCTCGCCGAGCTGGGCCGGCGTCGCGCGGGCGGCCGCAGGCTCTTCCCGGCGACCGCGGCCCCGTGGGCGCCGGCGTGGCTGGCGGAGCGCGCCGTGTGCGTGTGGCTCGCGCTCGGTGCGCGCCTGCGCGGAGGCGTCCGCTACTCGGACGGCCGCCTGCGGCGCGCCGCAACGCCCCTTGGCGAACTCCGCCGTGAAGCAGCGATTCGGCACGGATCCTCGGGTCGAACGCACTGAAGGTGCGCGGTGGCAACCACTTGACCGGGTTCTGCCGCGCAGGTTCGCTCGGAACATGACACCACGCATCACCTCGCGGGGGCCGGTGAGCGAGGCGCTCCGTGCAGCGCTGCAGAACGACCCCTTC
This region of Leifsonia sp. fls2-241-R2A-40a genomic DNA includes:
- a CDS encoding glycosyltransferase, which codes for MTVDAEYVLPLRWADDAGLDELVGYLTGLRDLIDVTVVDGSAPERFAAHAHAFPAGVRHLPVEPWPGHNGKVAGVMTGLRTARHDRVVIADDDVRYDEGALRAVVGMLDSAELVRPQNVFVPAPWHARWDTGRILLNRALGHDYPGTLAVRRRTVIDAGGYDGDVLFENLELIRTVLAAGGRVVAADRIGVARRPPEVRHFLRQRVRQAYDDFAQPGRLLAELAVLPLVLFSLRRPARLLAAAGAVVALAELGRRRAGGRRLFPATAAPWAPAWLAERAVCVWLALGARLRGGVRYSDGRLRRAATPLGELRREAAIRHGSSGRTH
- a CDS encoding PRC-barrel domain-containing protein; the protein is MILSDLLGNAVLTADGERLGVVVDARFALDGPPDGLLAAARLYGLVVSPHSHSSFAGYERTGVDAPALVARFLGWRARGSVLVLWSDLASIADGTVRLRPGATLYSPRFQEAGE